TTTCCAAAGGAAACATCGAACACGTTGAAAACAGAAAGAAGTATGAGTACTCCAAGGAGTATCAGAACCATTCCGAAGAACTTCAACTTCATCACCCCTTCGTTCGTGTTCAACGATATTCTACCATCCTGACCCTCTGTGTTAGAATTACCTTAAAGGGAGGTAGGAACATGTTATCACCAACCGAGAAGCGATACCTTCTTGCGGTTCTTATGACACTGGACGAGGGAAGCACGAGACTGAAGAGGGTCTCGGACTTTCTCAGGGTGAAGATGCCGTCTGCCAAGCAGATTCTCGAGGATCTTGCGGCCAAAAAACTCATAAATTACGTGAGAAGAGGGCCAATCTCACTGACAAGAAAGGGCATGGAACTTGCTCAGAAAGAGGTGGAACGCTTCAACAACCTGAAAGAGTTTTTAAAGAAGATCCTCTTTCTCGACGAAAAGGAGGCAGAAAAGGGCGCCTGGGAAATCTTCTTTAACTTGGAGGAGAAGATCGCAGACAGAGTCGTCGACTTCATGAACTTTCTCGCACACTGCCCTCACATAACACCCATCTGTATAGAAGGATTCAAAGAATATCTGGAAACAGGAGAGTTTCCAACCCTTTGCAGGCTCAAGAGGTGATGGTATAATCGAGGAAGTGAAATCCCGCTCCACCCCGTGGAGGTGGGGCCAGATGTCCGAGGGAGGTGAGTTTTTGTGGCTTACGTGAAAGAGAGAATCTACGAGAGCATGTTCATCATCGCACCAAACGTACCGGAAGAAGAAAGAGAAAAACTCGTCGAGAAGACCAGGAGCATCATCGAAGAGAGGGTCAAGGGAAAGATCGACAAGATCGAGAGGATGGGCATGAGGAAGTTTGCCTACGAGATCAAGAAGTTCAGTGAAGGAGACTACACGGTGATCTACTTCAGATGCGACGGACAGCATCTTCAGGAACTCGAAAACTTCTACAGAGTAACCCCCGAAATCATCAGATGGCAGACCTTCAGGAGGTTCGACCTGGAAAAGAAAGAAAGAAAAGCTCAGAGGGAAAAGGCGGCTGCGGAGACCTCTGAAGGTGAAGGAGGAACCGAATCCTGATGTCTTTTTTCAACAGGATCATCCTCATCGGAAGGCTTGTGAGAGATCCAGAAGAGAGATACACCCTGAGTGGAACGCCCGTTACCACTTTCACGATAGCGGTGGACAGGGTTCCTAGAAAGAACGCTCCCGACGATGCTCAAACGACAGATTTCTTCAGGGTGGTGACCTTTGGAAGGCTCGCAGAATTTGCAAGAACGTATCTCACCAAGGGAAGGCTCATCCTCGTTGAAGGCGAAATGAGAATGAGAAGATGGGAAACACAGACCGGAGAAAAGAGAGTCTCTCCAGAGGTGGTTGCGAACGTTGTGAGGTTCATGGATAGAAAGCCGGCTGAAACACCCACCGAGGACATGGAAGAAAAGCTGGAGATTCCAGAGGAAGACTTCACTGATGACACTTTCCGTGAAGACGAACCACCATTTTGAAGGAGGTGTGTGCTGTGGCTTACAGAAGGAGAAGAAAGAAGATCAAAAAGTGCAGACTCTGTGAGATGAAATTGGACTATGTTGACTATAAAGACACAAAGCTCCTCAGTGAGTTCCTCACGGACAAGGCAAAGATCATCCCGAAGAGACTCACCGGAACCTGCTCCAAACATCAGAGGATGGTGA
This region of Thermotoga sp. genomic DNA includes:
- the rpsF gene encoding 30S ribosomal protein S6 yields the protein MAYVKERIYESMFIIAPNVPEEEREKLVEKTRSIIEERVKGKIDKIERMGMRKFAYEIKKFSEGDYTVIYFRCDGQHLQELENFYRVTPEIIRWQTFRRFDLEKKERKAQREKAAAETSEGEGGTES
- the rpsR gene encoding 30S ribosomal protein S18 — translated: MAYRRRRKKIKKCRLCEMKLDYVDYKDTKLLSEFLTDKAKIIPKRLTGTCSKHQRMVKVAIKRARQMGLLPYLKI
- a CDS encoding metal-dependent transcriptional regulator produces the protein MLSPTEKRYLLAVLMTLDEGSTRLKRVSDFLRVKMPSAKQILEDLAAKKLINYVRRGPISLTRKGMELAQKEVERFNNLKEFLKKILFLDEKEAEKGAWEIFFNLEEKIADRVVDFMNFLAHCPHITPICIEGFKEYLETGEFPTLCRLKR
- a CDS encoding single-stranded DNA-binding protein, translating into MSFFNRIILIGRLVRDPEERYTLSGTPVTTFTIAVDRVPRKNAPDDAQTTDFFRVVTFGRLAEFARTYLTKGRLILVEGEMRMRRWETQTGEKRVSPEVVANVVRFMDRKPAETPTEDMEEKLEIPEEDFTDDTFREDEPPF